A window of the Streptomyces sp. Ag109_O5-10 genome harbors these coding sequences:
- a CDS encoding MDR family MFS transporter yields MSMDNAAPPTAAADAERIGPDLWWLTGILVLGGFATLLDSTIVNVAVGTLAKEFDAGLSAVQWSVTGYLLALCMTIPLSGWAVERFGAKQTWLFSQVVFLAGSLLAGLSWSVQSLIVFRVLQGVGGGLVMPVGQSLLAQAAGTKRLGRLMGIVSIPAMFAPVVGPTLGGVVIDHIGWRWIFYLNLPLGLATIVFSLMKISNVVAPGRSRLDVLGLALLAPGLGAFLYGLSEVGSEGGFDNDATIAGLVVGAVLILAFCGHALRTRFAPLMDLRLFKERNFRSGTSATFFLSMAMFGAMIPLPLYFQLVRGADVMESGLLLMPQSIGYFLAIVVVGKLTAALGARSVSIAGVFLAVIGTVPFGLITADSSKVLLCSSMVVRGFGFGAAMLPCMTTAYSGLKSASVPHATSAFNIFQRIGASLGTAALAVVLQKRATDELDGRAAGLTQVLPGSDIAHSLAGAFSVTFWWALGLTVLALLPCVTLPGRVPRNDSAPASRTAQLTEPAV; encoded by the coding sequence ATGAGCATGGACAATGCGGCGCCGCCGACGGCCGCGGCCGACGCCGAGCGCATCGGCCCGGATCTCTGGTGGCTCACTGGCATCCTGGTGCTGGGAGGCTTCGCCACCCTGCTGGACAGCACGATCGTCAACGTCGCGGTCGGCACTCTCGCCAAGGAGTTCGACGCCGGGCTGTCCGCCGTCCAGTGGTCCGTGACCGGCTATCTGCTGGCCCTGTGCATGACCATCCCGCTCAGCGGATGGGCGGTCGAACGCTTCGGCGCCAAGCAGACCTGGCTGTTCTCGCAGGTGGTGTTCCTCGCCGGATCACTGCTCGCCGGGCTCTCGTGGTCGGTCCAGAGCCTGATCGTCTTCCGTGTGCTCCAGGGCGTCGGCGGCGGCCTGGTGATGCCGGTCGGTCAGTCGCTGCTGGCCCAGGCGGCGGGTACCAAGCGGCTCGGCCGGCTGATGGGCATCGTCTCGATCCCCGCGATGTTCGCCCCGGTCGTCGGACCGACGCTCGGCGGAGTCGTCATCGACCACATCGGCTGGCGGTGGATCTTCTACCTCAACCTGCCGCTCGGCCTCGCGACCATCGTGTTCTCCCTCATGAAGATCAGCAACGTCGTCGCCCCGGGCAGGTCCCGGCTCGACGTCCTGGGCCTCGCACTCCTCGCGCCCGGCCTCGGCGCCTTCCTGTACGGCCTGTCCGAGGTGGGCAGCGAGGGCGGCTTCGACAACGACGCCACGATCGCCGGACTCGTCGTCGGGGCGGTACTGATCCTCGCCTTCTGCGGGCACGCGCTGCGCACCCGCTTCGCGCCCCTGATGGACCTGAGGCTGTTCAAGGAGCGCAACTTCAGGAGCGGCACGTCGGCCACCTTCTTCCTGAGCATGGCGATGTTCGGGGCGATGATCCCGCTTCCCCTGTACTTCCAGCTCGTGCGCGGGGCGGACGTCATGGAGTCCGGCCTCCTGCTGATGCCGCAGAGCATCGGCTACTTCCTCGCCATCGTGGTGGTCGGGAAGCTCACGGCCGCGCTCGGGGCCCGTTCGGTCAGCATCGCGGGCGTCTTCCTGGCCGTGATCGGCACCGTTCCGTTCGGGCTGATCACGGCCGACAGCAGCAAGGTCCTGCTCTGCTCGTCCATGGTCGTACGCGGGTTCGGGTTCGGCGCCGCCATGCTGCCCTGCATGACCACGGCCTACTCGGGCCTGAAGTCCGCCTCGGTGCCGCACGCGACCAGCGCCTTCAACATCTTCCAGCGGATCGGCGCGTCCCTCGGCACGGCCGCCCTCGCCGTGGTGCTCCAGAAGCGCGCCACGGACGAACTGGACGGCCGTGCCGCGGGGCTGACCCAGGTCCTGCCGGGCAGCGACATCGCCCACTCGCTGGCGGGCGCCTTCTCGGTCACCTTCTGGTGGGCCCTCGGGCTGACCGTGCTGGCGCTCCTGCCGTGCGTCACGCTGCCGGGCCGGGTACCGCGCAACGACTCGGCGCCCGCCTCCCGGACCGCGCAGCTGACCGAACCCGCGGTCTGA
- a CDS encoding long-chain fatty acid--CoA ligase encodes MSLSVAAILAESAARRPDHPAVVFGTAEVTYGQLWLNARKYAAALAGLGVGPNSRVALLLGNSPEFPMVYFGVLALGAVVVPVHALLKASEVEYVLRDSGATALVCAGSLLAEGEQGAEGAGVPLVTVLADDDGSAEPRLDVLARQAAPVDGYALREPSDLAVVLYTSGTTGRPKGAMLTHHNITMNVDVGMVSPFDFRADDVLLGCLPLFHTFGQICGMSTCFRAGATMVLMERFDAGRALDLMVEHRCSVFMGVPTMYIALLEAATLDSRRPPLDRAFSGGSALPVTVLDEFQQVFDCPVYEGYGLTETSPVVAYNQKAWPRRPGTVGLPIRGVDVEIARADLEGRIELMPAGTVGEIVVRGHNVMAGYLNRPEATAEVLVDGWFRSGDLGVKDRDGYLSVVDRKKDMVVRGGYNVYPREVEEVLVRHPAVAQVAVVGLPDDVHGEEVCAVVVVRPGVRPEPRLGAEIVAWSKERLAAYKYPRRVEFLDAFPLGPSGKVLKRELTALLGARP; translated from the coding sequence ATGTCCCTGTCGGTAGCGGCCATACTCGCCGAGTCGGCGGCCCGGCGACCGGACCATCCGGCGGTCGTCTTCGGCACAGCGGAGGTGACGTACGGTCAACTCTGGCTGAACGCAAGAAAATACGCGGCGGCACTGGCCGGTCTGGGGGTCGGCCCGAACAGCCGGGTGGCGCTGCTGCTCGGCAACTCGCCCGAGTTCCCGATGGTCTACTTCGGCGTGCTGGCGCTCGGTGCGGTGGTGGTGCCCGTGCACGCGCTGCTCAAGGCGTCCGAGGTCGAGTACGTCCTGCGCGACAGCGGCGCCACGGCCCTGGTCTGCGCCGGATCGCTGCTCGCGGAGGGGGAGCAGGGCGCCGAGGGCGCCGGGGTGCCACTGGTCACGGTCCTCGCGGACGACGACGGCAGCGCAGAGCCGCGCCTCGACGTGCTCGCGCGGCAGGCGGCCCCGGTCGACGGCTACGCGCTCCGCGAGCCGAGCGATCTCGCGGTGGTCCTCTACACCTCCGGGACCACCGGACGCCCCAAGGGGGCGATGCTGACGCACCACAACATCACGATGAACGTCGACGTCGGCATGGTCTCCCCGTTCGACTTCCGCGCCGACGACGTGCTGCTCGGCTGTCTGCCGCTGTTCCACACCTTCGGGCAGATCTGCGGGATGAGCACCTGCTTCCGGGCCGGCGCCACCATGGTGCTGATGGAGCGGTTCGACGCCGGACGCGCTCTCGATCTCATGGTCGAGCACCGGTGCTCGGTGTTCATGGGCGTCCCCACGATGTACATCGCGCTCCTCGAAGCCGCCACGCTGGACTCCCGGCGACCGCCGCTCGACCGCGCCTTCTCCGGAGGCTCGGCGCTCCCGGTCACCGTGCTCGACGAGTTCCAGCAGGTCTTCGACTGCCCCGTCTACGAGGGGTACGGCCTCACCGAGACGTCCCCGGTGGTCGCGTACAACCAGAAGGCCTGGCCGCGCCGGCCGGGCACGGTGGGGCTGCCGATCCGGGGCGTCGACGTCGAGATCGCCAGGGCCGACCTGGAGGGCCGGATCGAGCTGATGCCGGCGGGCACGGTGGGCGAGATCGTCGTCCGCGGCCACAACGTGATGGCCGGATACCTCAACCGGCCCGAGGCGACCGCGGAGGTGCTGGTGGACGGCTGGTTCCGGTCGGGCGACCTGGGGGTGAAGGACCGGGACGGCTACCTGTCCGTGGTGGACCGGAAGAAGGACATGGTCGTGCGGGGCGGGTACAACGTGTACCCCCGCGAGGTCGAGGAGGTGCTCGTGCGCCACCCGGCCGTCGCCCAGGTCGCCGTCGTCGGTCTGCCGGACGACGTGCACGGCGAGGAGGTCTGCGCCGTGGTGGTGGTGCGGCCGGGCGTCCGGCCGGAGCCGCGGCTCGGCGCGGAGATCGTGGCCTGGAGCAAGGAGCGGCTCGCCGCGTACAAGTACCCCCGCCGGGTGGAGTTCCTCGATGCCTTCCCGCTCGGCCCCAGCGGAAAGGTCCTGAAACGTGAACTGACGGCTCTGCTCGGCGCCCGGCCCTGA